GACCCGCTGAAGTCCGGGGCTCTCAGCCTCTTCGGCGCCATACTTGGCGAGCGAGATGCGGACGTTGTTTTCCCTGGCGACCTTGCCGACCTCCTCGGCGATGGCGGAATACTCGCCGGCGAAGCGATGCTCATAGAAGTCGGAGATCTCGCCGCGCGCCACCGCAAGTTTCTGGTCGAGGTTCTTGAGCGGCGCGGCCTCGCGCTCGCGCACCTGCAACTGCTGCTGCACGCGGTCACGCTCCGCTTGGCGCTGGGCGCGCGACTGGGAAAGCGGGGAGAGCAGGTACACGATGGCCGCCAGGTCGAGCACGGCCAGGATGACGATCACGGTCCGCAGCGTGCGGCGGCGCGCGCCAAGGTCGGGCATCAGTGCAGGCCTCCATGGCCGGCAGCCTTGGGTTCGGGCACGGGCGGCACGCGCGGCGTATAAAAAGCCACGATCTCAAAGGCAACGCCGGGCCGGCCGCCGCTGGTGGCGGTCTGCGAAGCCTCGCTCTTCATCTGCGGCTGGCGGAAGGTCTTGGATTCTTCCAGCCGGCGGATGAGCTCGATCGATTTCTCGCGCGAGTCGGCCTCGACCCGCATGGCGACCTGGATCTGATTGTCCTCGGTGATGCCGGGCACGATGGCCAGCACGTGCACGTGCGCGGGGATGATCTTCTCCAGGTCGGCGAAGACCTGGGTCCAGGAGAAGGCCTTGCGGGCGAGCTGCGCGTTGAG
The genomic region above belongs to Terriglobales bacterium and contains:
- a CDS encoding GspMb/PilO family protein, which produces MPDLGARRRTLRTVIVILAVLDLAAIVYLLSPLSQSRAQRQAERDRVQQQLQVREREAAPLKNLDQKLAVARGEISDFYEHRFAGEYSAIAEEVGKVARENNVRISLAKYGAEEAESPGLQRVKIEAGIDGDYVNIVKFINALERDKLFFIIDSVALTEQQGGTVKLVVQLEAYLKTA
- a CDS encoding PilN domain-containing protein, with product VTSARTIGQQTAKLRDRIAELDRQREAAQELLNRPGNRETRDRSRFLNAQLARKAFSWTQVFADLEKIIPAHVHVLAIVPGITEDNQIQVAMRVEADSREKSIELIRRLEESKTFRQPQMKSEASQTATSGGRPGVAFEIVAFYTPRVPPVPEPKAAGHGGLH